The Rhizobium sp. BT04 genomic interval AATCGACGACAAGCCCCGTCACCGATGCGCCTTCGAGCGTTGAGAAAACCTCCCATGCGGTGAAGGCGCCCGTCTTCGGCGTGCTGCACAAGGCCCCGGCGCCCGGCGAGCCGCCATTCGTCGCGATCGGTGACGCGGTGGAGGAAGGGCAAACCCTCTTCATCATCGAGGCAATGAAGGTCTTCAACACGATCGCCGCGCCGCGGTCCGGGCGCATCACGCACCTGACCGATATCGACAATGGCGAGGTCGAGACCGGTGACCTGCTGGCGGAGATCGCCTGATGCCGGAGACGCCAGAACATTTCGCTGCCGCAGGGCGCCGTTTCGATACCGTCCTCATCGCCAATCGCGGCGAGATCGCCGCCCGGATTCAGCGCGCCTGCCGCGAACTCGGCCTGAAGACGGTTGCCATCTGCTCCGAGGCGGACAGGCAAGCGCCCTATATCAAGACCGCAGACAGTTTTCTCTGCATCGGTCCGTCGACTGCGGGCAAGAGCTACCTCAATCAGGATGCCATTCTTCTCGCCGCCCGCCTGACCGGCGCGGGCGCCATCCATCCCGGCTACGGTTTTCTGTCGGAAAACGCCGCATTCGCCGGCGCGGTTGAAAAGGCCGGGCTGGTCTTCATCGGCCCGACGGCGTCATCGATCGCGACCATGGGCGACAAGATCGCGGCAAAGCGGGCGATGATGGCGGCCGGCGTCCCCTGCGTTCCCGGCCCGGATAGCGCGCTACCCGACGACCCGGCATCGGTCGAGCGCATCGCACGGGAGATCGGCTATCCCGTCATCGTCAAGGCGTCAGGAGGCGGTGGCGGGCGTGGCATGCGCGTCGTGCTAGAGGCCGGCCAGTTGCATGAAGCGATCGCGCTGACACGGGAAGAGGCGCGCAAGGCCTTCGGCTCGCCCTCGCTCTATATGGAGAAATTCCTCCAGCATCCGCGCCATGTCGAGATTCAGGTCATTTGCGACGACCACGGCAATGCCGTGTGGCTGGGTCACCGGGATTGCTCGATGCAGCGCCGCCATCAGAAAGTGGTGGAAGAGGCGCCGGCGCCCGGGATCGCGCCCGATATCATCCAACCGGTCGGCATGGCTTGCGTAGAGGCCTGCCGCCAGAACGGCTACCGCGGCGTCGGCACGTTCGAATTCCTCTATGAGGACGGCGCCTTCTATTTCATCGAAATGAAC includes:
- a CDS encoding acetyl-CoA carboxylase biotin carboxyl carrier protein subunit, coding for MDLSKIKTLIDFVGRSNITELTVTEKDVTVRIFRTSPGEAAVAEPSQKPESTTSPVTDAPSSVEKTSHAVKAPVFGVLHKAPAPGEPPFVAIGDAVEEGQTLFIIEAMKVFNTIAAPRSGRITHLTDIDNGEVETGDLLAEIA
- a CDS encoding acetyl/propionyl/methylcrotonyl-CoA carboxylase subunit alpha, producing the protein MPETPEHFAAAGRRFDTVLIANRGEIAARIQRACRELGLKTVAICSEADRQAPYIKTADSFLCIGPSTAGKSYLNQDAILLAARLTGAGAIHPGYGFLSENAAFAGAVEKAGLVFIGPTASSIATMGDKIAAKRAMMAAGVPCVPGPDSALPDDPASVERIAREIGYPVIVKASGGGGGRGMRVVLEAGQLHEAIALTREEARKAFGSPSLYMEKFLQHPRHVEIQVICDDHGNAVWLGHRDCSMQRRHQKVVEEAPAPGIAPDIIQPVGMACVEACRQNGYRGVGTFEFLYEDGAFYFIEMNTRLQVEHPVTELTSGVDIVQAQIKAAQGDVLNLIQGEVTCEGHSFECRINAEDPDTFLPSAGVVTHLALPQGPGIRVDTHIHAGYRVSPYYDSLIAKLIVHAPTRAKAMAKMCEALAGTEIEGIATNIPFLRALFEDHAFARGQTDIHYLEQWLKLRRAAA